In Oxalobacteraceae bacterium OTU3CINTB1, the sequence GGCCGCGCTGCCGGGCGGCTTTTGCACTTCAGCCGTCGGGCCGGAGGATGCCTTGCTGTCGATGACCCTGGCCTGGTTTCCAGTATTGGTGATATTTACCATGGTGTCGCCTCTACGGTTAATGATGGCCATCAGTCGTTAACGGCCGATGGGGCCTTAACTTTACCTTTGCGCCTGGGTTGCGCGGCGACATGTTGGTGGGTGGTAAAGTCGTAGCCATCCCTGCCATTCGGAGGCATTTCGCAGATGTCGCCGCGCGTCGAGTTGTGTCCGAGGTGGGCAATGGTTCCACTGCGACGTCGCGCTTGGGCGAGGGCGACCTGAATCCGCCGAGCGGGGCGCCGTCACGGCTGTGGTCGGCCATTTTCATGGCCGATCCGATGACGCGCGTGCCGGATTCCAACGGCGTGACCGATGGTTCGATACACTAGCAGCTCACCGATGAGTTTGCGCTGGCGTTGAGCGCGTCGCATATACTTGACAAGGCAACAAACCGTGATGTCGGCGAAGCGGGCACGGATCAACCAGCCTGCAACGCCAGCACTACGGCAATGGACGGACCTTCAGCCTGGCATTGCGCTACAAATTCGGTCAATAAACCGGGGCGCTGTCATGGACAAGACGGAAGGTCATACCTTCTGTCTTTTTTCGTTTTTGGAACAAAAACAATAAAGGAGATAAAGACACATGGCAAAACCGATGGCAGCACAAATGAAACTCCGCCTTTCCGTCCACGCATGCATGCTGGCGCTGGCCAGCTTGTCCATGGGAGCGGCCCACGCGGCGCCGCCCACCGAGTGGGAACAGCCCGAAGTGGTCGCCGTCAATCGCGAGCCGATGAAGGCGACCTTCTTCAATTTCGAGAGCCGGGAACAGGCGATCGCCGCCGATCCAGCCGCGTCCAAATACTATCTGTCGCTCGACGGCACCTGGTCGTTCGCCTACTCCGAGCGGCCCGAGACGCGGCCCAAGGACTTCTATCGCGACGGCTTCGACCTCGCCGGCTGGAAGACGATCCAGGTGCCCGGCATGATCCAGGCGCAAGGCTTCGGCAAGCCGATCTTCACCAATATCGATTATCCGTTCCCGATGGCCGAGCCGTTCATTCCGCCGGCGCTCAACGAGGTCGGCTCCTACCGCCGCGATTTCGTGGTGCCGGCCGACTGGGACGGGCGCGATGTCTTCCTGCATATCGGCGCGGCCGGCGCGGCCTATTACATCTGGGTCAACGGCGAAAAAGTCGGCTATTCGGAGGATTCCAAGCTGCCGTCGGAATTTAATCTGAGCAAATACGTCAAGCCGGGCAAGAACAGCATCGCGATCGAGGTCTACCGCTGGGCCGACGCTTCCTACCTGGAGGACCAGGACTTCTGGCGCCTGTCCGGCATCGAGCGCAGCGTCTATGTGTACGCGGAGCCGAAGTCGCGCCTGCGCGACTACACGGTCACCGCGCTGCTGGACAAGAAGACCTACAAGGACGGCCTGTTCGCGCTGAACGCCGAGCTGGCCGGCGCGCCATCGGCCGGCGAGATCGCGGTCACCGTGTACGACGGCGACAAGGCTGTGCTCAACACCGCCGGCCGCGTGCAGGGCGACAAGCTGGCGCTGGACGGCGTGATCCGCAACGTCAGGCCGTGGTCGGCCGAGACGCCCAACCTGTACCGCCTGGTCGTCGAGTACAAGGACGCGGACGGCAAACTGCTGTCGGCAACGTCGCGCCGGATCGGCTTCCGCACGGTGGAGGTGGCCGGCGGCGAAGTGCGCGTGAACGGCAAGCGCGTGATGATCAAGGGTACCAACCGCCACGAGCACGATCCGGTGACCTACCGCGTGATGTCGATGGACCTGATGCGCAAGGACATCGAGATGATGAAGCAGGCCAACGTCAACGCCGTGCGCACCTCCCATTATCCTAACGATCCGCGCTGGTACGACCTGACCGACGAGTACGGCCTGTACGTGATGGACGAGGCCAACATCGAATCGCACGGCTATATGCAGGCCGGCGACCAGGCCATGGAAAAAGGCCTGGTGGGCGAGCGCGAGAAGATCCAGCTCGGCTACAAGCCGCACTGGAAGGCGGCCCACCTGGACCGCGTCTCGCGCATGGTCCAGCGCGACAGGAACCATCCGTCGATCATCTTCTGGTCGCTGGGCAACGAGGCCGGCACCGGTCCCAACTTCGACAACGCCGCCCAGTGGATACGCGACAACGACCCGACCCGCCTGATCAGCTACCTGGGCCACGGCACCATCGGCGAGGAGCACCTGCCGAATACGTACACGGACATCTACGCACCGATGTACGACGATATCGAGAAGATGGCCGACTATGCGGCCGATCCGCGCTACAAGCAGCCGATGATCCAGTGCGAATACGCGCACGCGATGGGCAATTCGTTGGGCAACTTCGAGGATTACTGGCAGGTCATCCGCGCCAACAAGAAGCTGCAGGGCGGCTTCATCTGGGACTGGGTCGACCAAACTGTTTACATGAACGACGACAAGGGCCGCCGCTTCTGGGCTTCGGGCTTCGACGTCAACCCGAAAAACGGCGACAACAGCGTGGTCGGCGACGGCGTCTTGCGCGCCGACCGCACGCCCGATCCGGAATACTACGAGGTGCAGAAGGTGTATTCGCCGCTGGTGTTCGAGGGCAAGCCTGCCTCCGGCAACATCACGGTGGTCAACCGCTACGACTTCAAGGACACTTCCGGCCTCGATTTCGACTGGGTGCTGACCAATGACGGCGTCGAGGCGGCCAAGGGCGTGCTGAAGGTGCCGGCGGTGGCCGCCGCCGGCAAGCGCGATGTTCCACTGCGCTTGCCCCGGATCGGCAACGGCGGCGGCGAGCAGGTGCTGACGGTGCGCGCCAAGGCCAAGGACGCTTCCACCATGGGCGTGGCCGCCGGCAGTGTGGTCGGCTGGTCGCAGTTCGTGCTGGCGCCGGCGCCGAAGGTGGCGAAGGCGGCGCGCATGGTCAAGCCATCCCGCAACGGCGACGATGTTCGTATCGAGGCGGGCAAGGCCTCGCTGCGGATGGACGCCAAGACCGGCCTGATCAACTACATCGTCGACGGCAAGATCCTGCTCAAGGGCGGCACGCCGAATTTCTGGCGCGGCCTGAACGACAACGACGAGGGCACCGGTGTCGAGAAGACGCACAAGGTCTGGAAGACCTTCACCGAGCAGCGCAACGTCCGCTCGGTGGAGGCGGGGGCCAACAGCGTCAAGGTGCTGTACAGCTTTGGCGCCGGCGCGGCGCACTGGGAAACCGTCTACACCCTGAACGCCGATGGCGTGCTGGGCGTGGCGTCGACCTTCACGCCGCTGCGCGACGACTTGCCCGATCCGCTGCGCCTCGGCCTGCGCTTCGATAACGACAACTCGCTCGACGGCGTGCGCTGGTATGGCCGTGGTCCGCAGGAATCGTACGCCGACCGCAGCACCGGCTATGCCATCGGCCGCTACACCGGCAAGGTGGCGGACCAGTATTACGATTACAGCCGTCCGCAGGAAAGCGGCAACAAGACCGACGTGCGCTGGCTGTCGCTGTTCGACGCGCGCGGCGCCGGGATCACCGTCAGGGGCGCGGCGCCGTTGTCGGTCAACGCGCTGGCCTTCCCGTACGAGGACTTGTACCTGCGTCCGCGCGGCACATGGAAAAGCTCGGAGATCGCGCCGCACGGCGACGGCTCGCTGCTGATCGATATGGCGCAGGCCGGTGTCGGCGGCGATACGGGCTGGAGCCTGGACGGCCGGCCGCACGCCAAGTACCGCGTCAAGCTGCAGCCGGCCAGCTACAGCTTCACCGTGGCGCCGGCGGCGGTGCGGCAGTAAGCCAGCCGCCCGGCTTTCCGGCATGGCGCCTGCGGGCGCCGGCGCCGGAAAGCCGGGCGCTATCGCATATAATCAAAAGCTTGTTAAACCTAGGAATCGCTGACCAGCCAGCAAGGGAACCAAGTGCCTGTAAAACAAACTGATCGTAGCCAGAGCGGCGCAACCATTTATGATGTGGCGCGCGTTGCCGGAGTATCGGCCATGACGGTGTCGCGGGTGATGAATGGCAACTCGCACGTCTCCGACGCCACGCGCGACAAGGTGACGGCGGCGATCGCGTCCCTGAACTACCAGGTCAACTTCGCCGCCCGCGCGGCCCGCGTGGGCACCCTGGGCGTCGGCCTGCTCTACAGCAACCCCAGCTCGGCCTACATGAGCGCCTTCCTGGTCGGCGCGATGGACCAGTGCAGCCAGAGCGGCGGCCAGTTGATTTTGGAGCGTTGCGACGACCTGCGCAGCCAGCGCAGCGCCATCGCCCGCCTGATCGCCAACGGCGCCGACGGCATCCTGGTGCCGCCGCCGTTGTGCGATTCCAAGTCCGCGTTGAAGCAGCTCGACCAGATCGGCATGCCGACCGTGGCGATCGCCACCGGCCGTCCCGTGGCCGGGGTGTCGGCCGTGCGCATCGACGATTACGAAGGCGCGATGGCGATGATGCGCTACCTGCTTGGGCGCGGCCACAAGGACATCGCCTTCATCCAGGGCGATCCGCTGCACACGCCGGCGCTGCTGCGCTACAAGGCCTACCAAGACGCGATGGCCGAAGCCGGCCTGGCCGTGCTGCCGGAGCGCGTCGCGCCCGGCCTGTTCACTTACCGTTCGGGCCTGACGGCCGCGCGCCAGCTGCTGTCGCACAAGAGCCGTCCGCGCGCGATCTTCGCCGCCAACGACGACATGGCCGCCGCCGTGGTGGCGGTGGCGCACGGCTTGCACCTGCAGGTGCCGGAGGACCTGGTGGTATGCGGCTTCGACGACACGCCGGTCGCCACCACGGTGTGGCCGGAGCTGACCACGATCCACCAGCCGATCAGCGACATGGCGCGCGCCGCCGTCGACCTGCTGATCGACCAGATCCGCCGCCGCCGCGCCGGCGACCCCGCCCCGGTGCAGCACAAGCTGCTGCCGTTCACGCTGATCACACGCGAATCGTCCGACGCCTCCCTGGCCGGCACCTGATCAGCTCCGGGGTCAGGTCCACCATTTCTACACAAGCCCGACCGTGGTGCGGGCTTACGCACCAGGCCGTGTAGAAAAAGTGGACCTGACCCCGGAGTTGGGGCAAAAAAAATGCCTCCGTCGCGTGGGCGAGGGAGGCATCTCCGGCGCGGCCCCGCGGCCGCTGCGCTTATTTCAGGTGGTCGGAAATGAGCTTGGTCATTTCGAACATGGACACTTGGGCTTTGCCGCCGAATACAGCTTTCAGCTTGTCGTCGGCGTTGATCATGCGGCGGTTGGCCGGATCTTGCAGGTCGAGCTTTTTGATGTAATCCCAGACTTTTTTGGTCACTTCGGTACGTGGCAGCGGCTCGGCGCCCACGACGGCTGCGAGCACGGTCGATGGGGTCATCGCTTTCATGAAAGCGGCGTTCGGTTTGCGCGCGGCGGCCGGGGCCGCGGCTTTTTTCACGGCGGCTGGTTTGGCTGCTGCTTCTTTTGCTGGTGCTGCTTTTTTCGCGGCTGCCGGTTTCGCGGCCGCGGCCTTCTTAGCTGGTGCTGCTGCTGGGGTTTTTTTGGCTGTTGCCATTCTCGAGCCTCCTTAACGAACACATGGAAAATTGCGCAATTGATCGCACCGGCTAATATTGGTGGGGTTTTAAGCCTTATGCAAGTCTTTTTCGCGTTTTTGCCCGGAAACACCACGTAAATTCCTGCCTACGTGGGCCACTGCACCGTCCAAGGGCGCAAACCCGCATATTTCCCCGTGTCCGCGCCGTGTTGGGGCACGGCCAGCGCACGCTTGCGTGCTCCGATAGTCCGCCCTAGCGCATGCCCGGCATCATGCCCTTCATCGAGCGCATCATCTTCATCATGCCGCCGCCGGAGAGCTTTTTCATCATCGATTGCATCTGCTCGAACTGGGTCAGCATGCGGTTCACTTCCTGCACTTGCACGCCGGCGCCGGCGGCGATGCGGCGCTTGCGGGTGGCCTTGATCAGTTCCGGCTTGGCCCGTTCCTGCGGCGTCATCGAATCGATGATGCCGACCATGCGCCGCACCTGCTTGTCGGCCTGGTCCATGTTGGCGCCGCCGGCGGCCTGCTGGAACTGCGCCGGCAGCTTGTCGACCAGGCTGGCCATGCCGCCCATTTTCTTCATCTGGCCCAGTTGCGCCTTGAAGTCGTTCATGTCGAACTTGCCGCCGACCTTCATCTTCTGCGCCAGGTCGGCCGCCGCCTTGCTGTCGACGCCTTTGCGCGCCTCTTCGACCAGCGCCATGATGTCGCCCATGCCCAGCACGCGGTTGGCCATGCGGGCCGGGTCGAACGGCTCGAGGCCGTCGAGTTTTTCGGACACGCCGGCAAACTTGATCGGCTTGCCGGTGATGTGGCGCACCGACAGCGCCGCGCCGCCGCGCGAATCGCCGTCCAGCTTGGTCAGCACGATGCCGGTCAGCGGCAGCGCGTCGTTGAAGGCCTTGGCGGTGTTGATGGCGTCCTGGCCGAGCATGGCGTCGACCACGAACAGGGTTTCGATCGGCTTGACGGCCGCGTGCACGGCGGCGATCTCGGTCATCATCGCCTCGTCGATGCCCAGGCGGCCGGCGGTGTCGATGATCAGCACGTCGTGGTAGTGCTTCTTGGCCCAGTCGAGCGCGGCGAGCGCGATGTCGACCGGCTTGTCCTGCGCGGTGGACGGGAAGAAGTCGGCGCCGACCTGCGCGGTGACCGATTGCAGCTGGGCGATCGCGGCCGGACGGTAGACGTCGGCCGACACCGTCAGCACCTTCTTCTTCTTTTCTTCCTTCAGGTATTTGGCCAGCTTGCCGACGGTGGTGGTTTTACCGACACCCTGCAGACCGGCCATCAGGATGATCGCCGGCGGCTGCTGGGCGAAGCTCAGCTGCGTGGCCTCCGGGCCGAGGTCGGCGCCCATCAAGGTGGCCAGCTCGCGCTGCACCACGCCGACCAGCGCCTGGCCCGGCGTGAGCGACGAGATCACTTCCTCGCCCAGGGCTTTTTCCTTGACCCGGGCGATGAATTCGCGCACGGCCGGCAGGGCGACGTCGGCCTCGAGCAGCGCCATGCGCACTTCGCGCAGCATCTCGGCGGTGTTGGCTTCGGTCAGGCGGGCCTCGCCGCGCATCGTTTTGACGACCTTGGCAAGGCGTTGGGTAAGATTATCTAGCATGATGGATGTGCAACCTGTAGGGGGAGCCGGCCCGCGGCCGGACGATGGCCGCCATTTTACCGCATGACAGCCGGCTTCCCCGCGCGCGCCTAGTTCGGCAGCACCAGTTTGAGGATGGCCCCGCCGGAGACGATGGCCAGGGTGCGCGGTCCGGTCGGCGTCACGGCCAGGCCGAGCGGGGCGTCCCAGTGGGTCGGCGAGGCGATCAGGCTACCCGGGGCGGCGCCGAGGCGGTTGCCGTTCAGGCCGGCAGTGCCGGCCACCACGGTGCGCGCGCCGTTGGCTTCGAGGCGGTAGACCAGACCGGCGCCCGAGTCGGCGCGGTAGCGGTAGCCGTCGGGCGCGACGCCCACGCCGGCTGGCAAGGCGGCCACCGTGCTGACCAGGCCGGCGGCGTCGATCCGCCGGTACACCAGGGCGCCGTTGCCCTGGTCTTCGACATACAAATTGCCGTCGGCGTCAAAGCCGAGCATGGTGATGGCGTAGAAATCGGCGGCGGTTCCCTGGCCGTCCTTGCGCGGGGCGCTGGCTAGCGCGTCGGCGGTCGACCCGGCGAACGGCTGCGGCACGCCGTCGGCGCCCAAGCGGTAGATCGCCCCGGCATTGTAGGCCGGCTGGTCGAACTTGCCGACGTACCTGCGATGCGAGATATACACGGTGCCGTCCGGCGAGGCGATGATCTCCGACGCCGCCAGCGGCGGGGCCAGGGTGGTGTCGAGGATTTTGGTGACCTGGCCGGCGGTCGAGATTTTGTAGGCGGTGGTGTGCTCCCGCGTCACTTCGTCGAGCACGTACAGGTTGCCGGCCAGGTCGGCGCTGATCGAGCGGGGATTGACGAAACGCGCCGTCGCCACCGGGCCTGTCA encodes:
- a CDS encoding DUF4981 domain-containing protein, whose product is MKLRLSVHACMLALASLSMGAAHAAPPTEWEQPEVVAVNREPMKATFFNFESREQAIAADPAASKYYLSLDGTWSFAYSERPETRPKDFYRDGFDLAGWKTIQVPGMIQAQGFGKPIFTNIDYPFPMAEPFIPPALNEVGSYRRDFVVPADWDGRDVFLHIGAAGAAYYIWVNGEKVGYSEDSKLPSEFNLSKYVKPGKNSIAIEVYRWADASYLEDQDFWRLSGIERSVYVYAEPKSRLRDYTVTALLDKKTYKDGLFALNAELAGAPSAGEIAVTVYDGDKAVLNTAGRVQGDKLALDGVIRNVRPWSAETPNLYRLVVEYKDADGKLLSATSRRIGFRTVEVAGGEVRVNGKRVMIKGTNRHEHDPVTYRVMSMDLMRKDIEMMKQANVNAVRTSHYPNDPRWYDLTDEYGLYVMDEANIESHGYMQAGDQAMEKGLVGEREKIQLGYKPHWKAAHLDRVSRMVQRDRNHPSIIFWSLGNEAGTGPNFDNAAQWIRDNDPTRLISYLGHGTIGEEHLPNTYTDIYAPMYDDIEKMADYAADPRYKQPMIQCEYAHAMGNSLGNFEDYWQVIRANKKLQGGFIWDWVDQTVYMNDDKGRRFWASGFDVNPKNGDNSVVGDGVLRADRTPDPEYYEVQKVYSPLVFEGKPASGNITVVNRYDFKDTSGLDFDWVLTNDGVEAAKGVLKVPAVAAAGKRDVPLRLPRIGNGGGEQVLTVRAKAKDASTMGVAAGSVVGWSQFVLAPAPKVAKAARMVKPSRNGDDVRIEAGKASLRMDAKTGLINYIVDGKILLKGGTPNFWRGLNDNDEGTGVEKTHKVWKTFTEQRNVRSVEAGANSVKVLYSFGAGAAHWETVYTLNADGVLGVASTFTPLRDDLPDPLRLGLRFDNDNSLDGVRWYGRGPQESYADRSTGYAIGRYTGKVADQYYDYSRPQESGNKTDVRWLSLFDARGAGITVRGAAPLSVNALAFPYEDLYLRPRGTWKSSEIAPHGDGSLLIDMAQAGVGGDTGWSLDGRPHAKYRVKLQPASYSFTVAPAAVRQ
- a CDS encoding LacI family DNA-binding transcriptional regulator, whose product is MTVSRVMNGNSHVSDATRDKVTAAIASLNYQVNFAARAARVGTLGVGLLYSNPSSAYMSAFLVGAMDQCSQSGGQLILERCDDLRSQRSAIARLIANGADGILVPPPLCDSKSALKQLDQIGMPTVAIATGRPVAGVSAVRIDDYEGAMAMMRYLLGRGHKDIAFIQGDPLHTPALLRYKAYQDAMAEAGLAVLPERVAPGLFTYRSGLTAARQLLSHKSRPRAIFAANDDMAAAVVAVAHGLHLQVPEDLVVCGFDDTPVATTVWPELTTIHQPISDMARAAVDLLIDQIRRRRAGDPAPVQHKLLPFTLITRESSDASLAGT
- a CDS encoding SWIB/MDM2 domain-containing protein, producing the protein MATAKKTPAAAPAKKAAAAKPAAAKKAAPAKEAAAKPAAVKKAAAPAAARKPNAAFMKAMTPSTVLAAVVGAEPLPRTEVTKKVWDYIKKLDLQDPANRRMINADDKLKAVFGGKAQVSMFEMTKLISDHLK
- the ffh gene encoding signal recognition particle protein encodes the protein MLDNLTQRLAKVVKTMRGEARLTEANTAEMLREVRMALLEADVALPAVREFIARVKEKALGEEVISSLTPGQALVGVVQRELATLMGADLGPEATQLSFAQQPPAIILMAGLQGVGKTTTVGKLAKYLKEEKKKKVLTVSADVYRPAAIAQLQSVTAQVGADFFPSTAQDKPVDIALAALDWAKKHYHDVLIIDTAGRLGIDEAMMTEIAAVHAAVKPIETLFVVDAMLGQDAINTAKAFNDALPLTGIVLTKLDGDSRGGAALSVRHITGKPIKFAGVSEKLDGLEPFDPARMANRVLGMGDIMALVEEARKGVDSKAAADLAQKMKVGGKFDMNDFKAQLGQMKKMGGMASLVDKLPAQFQQAAGGANMDQADKQVRRMVGIIDSMTPQERAKPELIKATRKRRIAAGAGVQVQEVNRMLTQFEQMQSMMKKLSGGGMMKMMRSMKGMMPGMR